In Zingiber officinale cultivar Zhangliang chromosome 6A, Zo_v1.1, whole genome shotgun sequence, a single genomic region encodes these proteins:
- the LOC121998328 gene encoding protein IQ-domain 26-like: MGRAARWFGNLWSGSKEKKEAKDFSSYDRGEARVERKRWSFRKSSLDSGDATLGQNSATAAAIEAAWFKCFYAETKKEQSKHAIAVAAASSVAARLPENRAALVGSYESAALRIQTAFRGYLARKALRALKALVKLQALVRGYLVRKQAATILHGMQALIRAQATVRAQRSRNIISDDRSYLPEIRHRISLERLDIDIRNRRLSAGIDGAVFSRSPKNVEVDTWSPMLRSCCRNNLFAAEDDRHSFTSPLPSHVPARISIPSRLHLSENEWWTTGERCRLPATTHSTPRYSNAAATPRKYCSSSSSSPNYMVNTQSSAAKLRKRPPLCEVNLNSAGPTGGIQKPAVKFHQKDEAKGEIYMQRMW; the protein is encoded by the exons ATGGGCCGGGCGGCGCGGTGGTTCGGCAACCTCTGGAGTGGGagtaaggagaagaaggaggccaaGGACTTCTCCAGCTACGATCGCGGCGAGGCGAGAGTGGAAAGGAAAAGGTGGAGCTTTCGCAAGTCGTCGCTGGACTCCGGCGACGCGACGCTCGGCCAGAACTCCGCCACGGCGGCTGCCATCGAGGCGGCGTGGTTCAAGTGCTTCTACGCCGAAACCAAGAAAGAGCAGAGCAAGCACGCGATTGCAGTTGCCGCCGCATCTTCTGTTGCGGCGCGTCTCCCCGAAAACAGAGCTGCGCTGGTCGGCTCCTACGAGTCGGCGGCTTTACGGATTCAAACAGCTTTCAGGGGCTACTTG GCAAGAAAAGCACTCAGAGCTCTCAAAGCACTGGTCAAACTGCAAGCTTTAGTCAGAGGGTATCTTGTTCGCAAGCAAGCCGCAACCATTCTCCATGGCATGCAAGCTCTGATCCGAGCTCAGGCCACCGTCCGAGCTCAAAGATCCCGGAATATCATCTCCGACGACAGAAGTTATCTACCGGAGATCCGCCATAGGATATCCTTG GAGAGGCTCGATATCGACATTCGAAACCGGCGGCTCTCGGCAGGCATCGACGGCGCCGTGTTCTCCAGAAGCCCAAAGAACGTCGAGGTCGACACGTGGAGTCCAATGCTAAGATCTTGCTGCCGGAACAATCTCTTTGCGGCAGAGGACGACCGCCATTCGTTCACTTCGCCACTTCCATCTCATGTTCCGGCTCGGATCTCGATTCCCAGCCGTCTCCATTTGTCGGAGAACGAGTGGTGGACGACCGGCGAGAGGTGCCGGCTTCCGGCGACAACGCACAGTACGCCACGGTACAGCAACGCCGCGGCTACTCCTAGGAAGTACTGCTCCAGCTCGTCGAGCTCCCCCAACTACATGGTGAACACACAGTCGTCGGCGGCGAAGCTGAGGAAGAGACCGCCGCTGTGTGAGGTGAACCTCAACTCGGCCGGGCCTACCGGTGGGATACAGAAGCCGGCTGTGAAGTTTCACCAGAAAGACGAAGCAAAGGGGGAAATTTACATGCAGAGAATGTGGTAA